Proteins encoded by one window of Deinococcus sedimenti:
- a CDS encoding VOC family protein, protein MRVLETCLYVDDLDRAEAFYSGTLGLTLHGKVAGRHLFYRLDGSMLLIFDPRASAQPGDVPPHAGRPGGHACLTLDPARTDEWAARLRAAGLTVTRYAWGDRGESLYFHDPAGNVLELAPPRIWGLS, encoded by the coding sequence TGGACCGCGCCGAGGCGTTCTACAGCGGAACGTTGGGCCTGACCCTGCACGGGAAGGTCGCCGGGCGGCACCTGTTCTACCGGCTGGACGGCAGCATGCTGCTGATCTTCGACCCGCGCGCCAGCGCCCAGCCCGGCGACGTGCCCCCGCACGCCGGGAGGCCCGGCGGGCACGCCTGCCTGACCCTCGACCCCGCCCGGACCGACGAGTGGGCGGCGAGGCTGCGCGCCGCCGGACTGACCGTCACCCGGTACGCGTGGGGTGACCGGGGCGAGAGCCTGTACTTCCATGACCCGGCCGGGAACGTGCTGGAACTCGCCCCGCCGCGCATCTGGGGCCTGAGCTGA